CATCACTGATGTGTTCACGTGCTTTAACTTGATTAAGCACATGCGCAGCTGAAGCAAAATCAGTATGCTGTAATCGAAGCATCGTAGGCATCCAACCATATGTGAAATTCGCACCGATGATTACATGCTGCGGCTCAATATAACTAATTGTAACCGTTCACGACCCCGGCCGATCCGGGTAAGTTGACAGCCGAGCGAATCACTGGCAGACTTGCGTCTATGGATGACCTGCCGCAGCGATTGGGAATCCCCGACGCCGATTGGGCGCGCACACCGACGAGCGTCCAGGCCGTGGTGCGAGCGCTCGTGCAGGTCGTGCAGGATCAGCAGCTTCAGCTTCACGCCGCGCTGGAGCAGATCGCTACGCTCCAGCAGCGTGTGGCGGACCTGGAAGCGCGCCTGAAGTCGCACTCGCAGAACTCGTCCAAGCCCCCATCCTCCGACCCACCCTCGGCTCCGCCGCGGCCAGCGCGCGTAGCACGTGGTCGGCAGACGGGTGGGCAGAAGGGCCATCCGCGCCACGAGCGACCGGACCCTGAACCCGACCACATCGATGCTGTCCGCGACCACTTCCCGGCGCAATGTCCGCAGTGCCAGACCGACCTTGCCGACCGGCAGCACGACGCCTGCGCGCCCCAGGTCCAGTTCGTTTGGGAGCTGCCAGAGATACGGCCGTTCATCACCGCCCACACCTATCACACCGTCTGTTGTCCCGACTGTGGTGACCTCGTCACGGCCGAGCGCCCGCCGGATGTGCCGCCAGGCGCCTTTGGCGCACGCGCCGCCGCTGGTGTCGCCCTCCTGCACGGCAACTATCACTTGAGCCATCGCGCGGTCACACGGCTGTTCGCCGACTTCTTCGGCTTTCCGATCAGTCTCGGCGGTGTGGTGGATCTCCAGCAGGTCGCGAGCGCAGCGCTCGCCCCGGTGTATCAGGCCATCCGGGCCGTCGTGGTGCAGCAGGACCGTGCCAACCTCGACGAGACCGGCTGGAAGGAAGGCGGCCGCCGTTGCTGGCTGTGGACGATGGTGACCGCGCGGGCGACCGCCTTCCTGATCCATTCCAGTCGTGCCGGTCCGGCGCTCCGGCAACTCATCGGGGCGGAGTTCGCGGGTATCACCACCTCGGATCGCCATCGGCCGTACTTGGCGCTCGACCCGGCCCGCCACCAACTGTGCTGGAGTCACCTCCTCCGCAACTTCCAGGCGCTGGTCGACCGCGGCGGTCGGCCGGCGATCTGGGGCGCAGACTTGCTGGCACTGAGCGCGCTCATCTTCGCGCTCTGGCATCGCTACCGCGACGGTCAGATCGACCGCGCCACACCCCAGCAGCCATGGCGCCCATCCAAGCGAGCATGCAGATATTGCTGTTGGTGGCTGGCTCGCGCCGTGCCGATGCGCCCGAAGGGCTGTGTGCCGAGTTGCTCTCCCACGAAGCGGCCCTCTGGACGTTCGTGCGGGAGGAGCGGCTCGAACCGACCAATAACGTCGCCGAACGGGCGCTGCGCAGCCCGGTGCTGTGGCGGAAGGGCTGTTTCGGCACGCAGAGCGACGCCGGTAGCCGCTTTGTGGAGCGCATCCTCAGCGTCAGCGCGACCTGCCGTCAACAGCAACGCCACCTCCTGACCTTCGTCACCGACGCTATCCGCGCCCTGTGGGCCAGCGCCCCTGCACCGACCCTCATTCCACCCCTGCCTCCCTCACCCTTGTGAACGGTTACAACTAATTTGCGCAAAGTAATCAAGAAATGCAAAATAGGTTTTAGTGAATGGATTACGGCTTTGCTCAGGAACATGCAATTCTCCTTGGAGTAGGCGCTGGAATAGAGGAGAGCTAGACATAATAAACCTTGCTTTGATGGAAATTGATGTGATATTGTGTATGTGTGGCGTCCGTTATGGTGGCGGCCCAACGCGTGGCGCATCAGCCGCGCCGCACCATATAGATCGCAATCGCATGATACCTGAACCAGCTGCCGAAATCGCGCCGATCGTGCCGCCGGAACGGCGTCGGCTGGATGCGCTGGTTGGGCGGCACTCCCCCAAAGGCGCGTGATCATCTGCCAGCCATGTTGGCGCCCGAGGGCACTCCCCGTGATGGCGTTCGCGGGCGTTTCTCCTGTGCGCTGATGGGCGCGATGGCGGTCGGATGCGCGGCCTGCGACCACGTCCGAGGGCCTTCCCCGCGATTCCGTTCCCACCACGACGGCCGTCGGATGCGTGCCCGGTGATGGCGTCCGAGGGCGGTGCCGGCGATGGCCTGTCCAGGCAGGGCATGCGTTCCCTGCGACGGCGCTCGGATGCGGCATTCGCACGGGTTGGCGGTCGGGCTGCAGCAATCACGGGGTTGAATCATACGCTGACCGTCAATCCGATGGTTCGCTCGTGCCCGCCCAACGCCGTGCGCATCAGCCGCGCCGCCAATCATAGGTCGGGAACGCGTTATTGATGATTATAGCACACAAAATCGGCCCGATCTCGGTCGCCGGAACGGCGTCGGGCTGCATGCGCTGGTTGGGCGGCACCACGCCGGAGGTGCGTGATAACCTGCCGGACGGGATAGCGCGCGAGGGCGCGGCCTGGGATGGCGTTCGGATGCGTTTCTTCCCAGCGCTGACCGGCGTGATGACGGTCGGATGCGCGGCCTGCGATACCGTCCGAGGACGCTGCCCGCGCCGTCGTTCCCACCACGACGGCGGCCGGATGCGTGCCGTGGGGATGGCGCCCGAGGGCGCTCCCCGTGCTGGCCTGTCCAGGCACTGCATGCGTGCCCTGCGACCGCGCGCGGATGCCCGATTCGCGCAGGTTGGCGATCGGGCCGCAGCAATCACCGGGCTGAATCGTACGTTGGCTTCTCCACACAGCGGCTACTCGTGCCCGCCCAACGGATTGCGCATCAGCCGCGCCGCCACGTATAGATCGGGATGACGTGTGTGCCCAATCCACATTCCAAAATCGGCACGATCTCGTCGCCGGAACGGCGTCGGGCTGCATGCGCTGGTTGGGCGGCACCACGCCGGAGGCACGCGCTGACCTGCCGGACGTGCTGGCGTGCGAGGGCGCTACCTGGTATGGCGTTCGGATGCGTTCCTTCCCGCACGCTGATGGCCGCGATGACGGTCGGATGCGTGCCCCGCGACACCGTCTGAGGGCGCTGCCCGCGATCCGGTTCCCACCAGGACCGCCGTCGGATGCGTGCCCCGTGATGGCGCCCGAGAGCCTTCCCGGCGACGACCTGTCCAGGCACTGGATGCGTTCCCTGCGATAGCGCTCGCATGCCCGATTCGCGCGCGTTGGCGGTCGGGCCGCGTCAATCACGGGGTTGAATCATACGCTGATCGTCAATCCAATGGGCCGCGCGTGCCCGCCCAACGCGCTGCGCATCAGCCGCGCCGCACCTGTAGATCGGGAATGCGGTTTTGCTGATACAGCTGCCAAAATCGGCACGATCTCGGTCGCCGGAACGGCGTCAGGCTGCATGCGCTGGTTGGGCGGCACCACGCCGGAGACACGCGCTGACCTGCCGGACGTGATGGCGCGCGAGGGCGCTACCTGGTATAGCGTTCGGATGCCTTCCTTCCCGCACGCTGATGGCCGCGATGACGGTCGGATGCGTGCCCCGTGATGCCGCCCGCAGGCGCTGCCGGCGACGTCGTTCCCACCAGGATGGCGTTCGGATGCGTGCCCCGTGATGCCGCCCGCGGGCGGTCCCCGTGATGGCCTGTCCAGGCACGGGATGCGTTCTCTGCGACGGCGCTCGGATGCGGCATTCGTACATGATGGCGGTCGGGATGCGGTAATCACGGGGTTGAATTATGTGCTGATCGTCAATCTAATGGGCCGCTCGTGCCCGCCCAACGGTATGCCGTTCAGCGGCGCACCGTCGGAAGCGGAACGGCACGTGGCACGAAATGACGTTCTAAAATGCCACTGATCTCGGGGCGCGGAGCGCGTCCGCTGCAACGGCGTGTTCGGCCGCAGCCGATTATTGATGACATTCGAGAATGATGTACTGTGTCGATAAAGCCGAATGACGCACGCACTACACGCGGGTAGGGCGCAATCACCCTTGCACGCCGTCCCAGGACCACTGTGGGATGCGTAAGTCCTCGGGTACATCATCGGCGTTCTCAGGGTATCGTGACAGTGTCGTGGTCGTGGCCCACGTGAAATAGTCGTGGAGCACTTGCCGGAGCAGCGGATCGCGGAGCCTGATGTCATGCATCGCACGGGCGAAGCACTCGATTGCGTGGCCGTCCATCTCTTCGTGCAGTCCATTGCCGCTATGTATCCGAACCACCGATGACTCGCTGCCGTACTGTTCGCTGTAGCTTGGCGGACCGCCCCAGGCTTCGCCCCAATAGGCTGCAAGCCGCTCGGTGTGGTGTGGGTCGAAACCATGGCTGAAGGCATGCACAACAATCTCGTCGGCCAGGACCTGTTCGTGCCACGCGCGGGCTAGACGAAGAACACCTTCGGCACCTCCAAGGGCTTCGAATATGGTGATAGCTGGCATAATGTCTCCTCGGTGTATACGCGTCCGGGTCTCGGGATTTCTCGGCGCGAGGTCATCGGACGTCGAGTTCGCGTACCGCCCGCGCTACCAGCAGGTCTCATGATACGCTATGAGGCGTCACGCTATGCGAAAAGTGCCGAACCTCGCTTGTAGGGTGTGAGCGGTGATGAAGCGGCCGAACGCTCGCGCATCAGCCGCGCCGCACTGATAGGTCGGGAAGGCAGTCGAGCCAAATCCAGCTTTCAAAATCGGCCCGATCTTGTCGACGC
The sequence above is drawn from the Candidatus Kouleothrix ribensis genome and encodes:
- a CDS encoding IS66 family transposase, which gives rise to MDDLPQRLGIPDADWARTPTSVQAVVRALVQVVQDQQLQLHAALEQIATLQQRVADLEARLKSHSQNSSKPPSSDPPSAPPRPARVARGRQTGGQKGHPRHERPDPEPDHIDAVRDHFPAQCPQCQTDLADRQHDACAPQVQFVWELPEIRPFITAHTYHTVCCPDCGDLVTAERPPDVPPGAFGARAAAGVALLHGNYHLSHRAVTRLFADFFGFPISLGGVVDLQQVASAALAPVYQAIRAVVVQQDRANLDETGWKEGGRRCWLWTMVTARATAFLIHSSRAGPALRQLIGAEFAGITTSDRHRPYLALDPARHQLCWSHLLRNFQALVDRGGRPAIWGADLLALSALIFALWHRYRDGQIDRATPQQPWRPSKRACRYCCWWLARAVPMRPKGCVPSCSPTKRPSGRSCGRSGSNRPITSPNGRCAARCCGGRAVSARRATPVAALWSASSASARPAVNSNATS
- a CDS encoding oxidoreductase; protein product: MPAITIFEALGGAEGVLRLARAWHEQVLADEIVVHAFSHGFDPHHTERLAAYWGEAWGGPPSYSEQYGSESSVVRIHSGNGLHEEMDGHAIECFARAMHDIRLRDPLLRQVLHDYFTWATTTTLSRYPENADDVPEDLRIPQWSWDGVQG